In Pyrodictium occultum, the genomic window TCAATGGACCTCTAATGAAGCAGCCTGAGGGACTCGACCTTGGAACCTACATACACCGTGAGCTTTCTATTCAGGAAGATCCTGGTACCTGTAGACGGCTCCGAGTCCAGCATGAGGGCTCTCAAGGTGGCTCTTGACTTCGCCCAACGCTATGGATCGCGGATAACAGTGATACACGTGAAGCACCCTAGCGAGGACGCCACTCCCATCATTAATGCTGCTAAGAAGCTGGCAGGAGAGAGGGGGGTAGAGGTTTCAGTTAAGGTCAAGGAGTACAAGCCCAGCGCGAGTAGCGTAGCTAGCGAGATACTCTCCGAAGCCATAGAGG contains:
- a CDS encoding universal stress protein; its protein translation is MSFLFRKILVPVDGSESSMRALKVALDFAQRYGSRITVIHVKHPSEDATPIINAAKKLAGERGVEVSVKVKEYKPSASSVASEILSEAIEGGYDLIILGARGNTASEDIIIGSVALSMVVNSATSIMIIR